A single region of the Ictalurus punctatus breed USDA103 chromosome 26, Coco_2.0, whole genome shotgun sequence genome encodes:
- the dand5 gene encoding DAN domain family member 5, whose translation MITAPVMALKRSRSYLSIFISASSARSLHTDSKANLLLNKMRALGLATFLALAACLCALPRHVSQDLPKRAAFSDLEFSGNGAGNEPVRGSVRVVKVSPHFLRHPPGLLGKPALKRGPFPAFLELGRPGPSAHAHAPAASLPHLSASYTGADARKRQGLEMWQRVMQKSEPGKEVLSLPFNSRDAGTQSCAALPFTQRITEEGCEPITVQNKLCFGQCNSMFVPPNGGSGMHRGGPSCSRCGPSRARTVHVPMRCGSQVREKRVMLVEECKCETGREEEKSDNKPMHL comes from the exons ATGATTACTGCACCAGTTATGGCACTTAAAAGGAGCAGAAGCTACCTGAGCATCTTTATAAGCGCGAGCTCTGCGCGTTCACTTCACACAGACAGCAAG GCTAATCTTCTCTTGAACAAGATGCGCGCTCTTGGTTTGGCCACGTTCCTGGCTCTGGCTGCTTGTCTGTGCGCGCTCCCGCGGCACGTCAGCCAGGACCTTCCTAAGCGCGCGGCGTTTTCAGATCTCGAGTTCTCCGGTAACGGAGCAGGTAACGAACCGGTCAGGGGATCCGTGAGAGTGGTTAAAGTGAGTCCGCACTTTCTGCGTCATCCCCCGGGTCTGCTCGGGAAACCCGCACTGAAGCGGGGCCCGTTTCCAGCCTTCTTGGAGCTGGGTCGCCCCGGGCCTTCTGCGCACGCGCACGCACCTGCAGCGTCGCTCCCGCACCTGAGCGCGAGCTACACCGGCGCCGACGCCAGGAAGAGACAAGGCCTGGAGATGTGGCAGAGGGTGATGCAAAAAAGCGAGCCAGGCAAAGAGGTCCTCTCACTGCCATTTAACTCCAGAGATGCGGGAACGCAGAGCTGTGCGGCGCTGCCCTTCACCCAG CGGATAACCGAGGAGGGCTGTGAACCGATAACCGTCCAGAATAAGCTGTGTTTCGGTCAGTGCAACTCCATGTTCGTGCCCCCCAACGGAGGATCCGGCATGCACCGCGGCGGCCCGTCTTGCTCACGCTGTGGCCCGTCCAGAGCGCGCACCGTGCACGTGCCCATGCGCTGTGGCTCGCAGGTCCGAGAGAAGCGCGTGATGCTGGTAGAGGAGTGCAAGTGCGAAAccggaagagaggaagagaagtcTGATAACAAGCCCATGCATTTATAA